One Rissa tridactyla isolate bRisTri1 chromosome 1, bRisTri1.patW.cur.20221130, whole genome shotgun sequence DNA segment encodes these proteins:
- the GCC2 gene encoding GRIP and coiled-coil domain-containing protein 2 isoform X1, with amino-acid sequence MTEAEVGRGGCSGADSGCGGDAAAISPPLRPAGSAMEVQDAGQEMVASSVTPGSGKSKLDTLPKEDLIKFAKKQVMLMQKVKSRCTELEKEIEELRSKAAAGGADDIIQALTERLDVVLLEKAESQQQCVALKKENIQRKQEAEAAVAKTEELQKQLEQSSIDSQKEIKSLKSELANAQCKHNEDLTKLKMELEEQVKKQMELVEQIQCHSDSQKEVKRLQDDVQRIKSTYEEQILCLSKQLETVNEDKNKEVTNLQETIKSNSQCYHNEIKNLNEELKKLKIAHQEEVSELMHQIEISSKENEEKQNQINQLQHNLAEESLIKEKNAKDEMCACTNQHEDDLEQLREVLNKSVENKIDVVDTQEEPCVEAKMEEKVRHLEYSLAELQSQHSILKDELTYMSNVKLKLEEEIHRIKDEYFHEREDLDFKINELQLTKEDYCCVIEKLKLELQAARQHCETAVKEHKLETQALKEQHKREISELNETLLSGSEKEKMTLVFEMQELREQLEKVTQEKEEAVSNYNSLRETMETLQTELGESAGKISQEFESMRQQQASDVSELQQKLRAAFNEKDVLLETVNRLQEETKKLSSNQLEIEELKCKIVSLQEENSTITSSIDQKETAMKELEEKISALTDQNKDILNEVKCLVEERETLQETCKQEHRQVQELQQEVDVANQYNSDLKKKVEDLTERLNEALTRKSENAQMLEQLENQIGSLVREKENLSSEACTLREENKKILQEKGELSEELEKITSEKGGWLVLKEQSENLEKKLQMVTAEKDQISTLLESEQVHRSLVRAQLYHLLEQVGFSVSDSDGEYDSVNLLHIVNECLAKMKEEQCLALQNEEKIHHLQQEVERLEEENAAQYTEHRSLIEDFEKEKALLREELEGALSEKEALQHDIQELKNASEKSRIENQDPLANIEEITQKLAFYESQIQQQQKGSEKQDDLNFILEQKEAELRNVKDELSSLKTLMETVTEKTDQQSSVAELQEKIGRLEKEAADKGEKLNKIKVVAVKAKKELDASRKEMQALKEELELVRSEKDQLSASMKDVIQGAESYKNLLMEYDKQGEQLDSEKSRASNLEHQIDDLTRQLQVSSQQHDQLQSANEDLLARVETLQHNAKLLEAQILEVQRAKAKADKELEAEKLLKEQKTKEHSGALREMEELQMQLQKEKKQLQKTMQELELARKDAQKSTLMDMEIADYERLVKELNQKITDKDSRIEDLEQETGIQKQKQETLQEEIKSLQSTMQQDEERNAKIKQLLVKTKKELADSKQAENDHLMLQASLKGELEASQQQVEAYKIQVAVLTSEKHKVQEHLRTSSEQHQRTLSAYQQKIATLQEECRAAQAEQASVTSEFESYKVRVHNVLKQQKNKSASQPESEGAKQEREQLEMVIDQLKVKLQDAQHNSQMNASELQALQSEHDTLLERHNKMLQETVAKEAELREKLCTIQSENMVMKTEHAQTLSQLTAQNEALRNNFRDQVRNLQEEHRKTVETLQQQLSRVEAQLFQLRNEPSTRGPAVSNPATKNLRERRNTDLPVLDVHTIAREEGEGMETTDTESVSSASTYVPSLEQLLNSPEAKLEPSQWQTELTKDELMQKLNTTAKSADHLNELLRESEATNAILMEQIKLLKNEIRRLERNQEREKSVANLEYLKNVLLQFIFLKSGSEKERLLPVIDTMLQLSPEEKGKLVAIAQGEEESTSRPSGWASYLHSWSGLR; translated from the exons ATGACGGAGGCGGAAGTGGGTCGGGGAGGATGTAGCGGGGCTGACAGCGGCTGCGGTGGCGACGCTGCCGCCATCTCCCCGCCCCTGCGGCCGGCCGGCTCCGCCATGGAG GTTCAAGATGCTGGGCAAGAGATGGTGGCGTCTTCTGTCACACCAGGATCAGGCAAATCAAAG CTGGACACATTGCCCAAAGAAGATCTCATCAAGTTTGCAAAAAAGCAAGTGATGCTTATGCAGAAAGTAAAGTCAAGATGTACAG AACTAGAGAAAGAGATTGAAGAACTCAGATCTaaagcagctgctggaggagctgatgATATTATTCAG GCTCTCACAGAAAGACTGGATGTTGTGCTTCTGGAAAAAGCTGAGAGTCAGCAGCAGTGTGTagctctgaaaaaagaaaatattcaaagaaagcaagaagcagaG GCTGCAGTGGCTAAGACAGAAGAACTGCAGAAGCAACTGGAGCAATCAAGTATTGACtctcagaaagaaataaagtctCTGAAGAGTGAATTGGCAAATGCACAATGCAAACACAATGAGGACTTAACAAAGCTGAAAATGGAGTTAGAGGAACAAGTGAAGAAACAAATGGAGCTGGTGGAACAGATTCAATGTCATAGTGATAGtcaaaaagaagttaaaagattACAAGATGATGTCCAAAGAATTAAATCTACTTATGAGGAGCAAATTTTGTGTCTGAGCAAGCAGTTGGAAACTGTGAATGAAGACAAAAACAAAGAAGTGACAAATCTGCAAGAAACTATTAAAAGCAACTCTCAATGTTACCATAATGAAATCAAAAATCTGAATGAAgagcttaaaaaattaaaaattgcccaTCAGGAAGAGGTGTCAGAGTTGATGCATCAGATTGAAATATCatctaaagaaaatgaagaaaagcaaaatcagatAAATCAGTTACAGCACAATTTGGCAGAGGAGAgcttaataaaagagaaaaatgcgaAGGATGAAATGTGTGCATGTACTAACCAGCATGAAGATGACTTGGAGCAGCTGAGAGAAGTCTTAAATAAGAGTGTAGAAAACAAGATAGATGTTGTAGATACACAAGAAGAACCTTGTGTAGaagcaaaaatggaagaaaaggttAGGCACCTGGAGTATAGTTTAGCAGAGCTCCAGTCCCAACATAGCATACTAAAAGATGAGTTAACGTACATGAGTAATGTCAAACTAAAACTGGAAGAGGAAATCCATCGCATAAAGGATGAGTACTTCCATGAGCGGGAAGACTTGGACTTTAAGATAAATGAATTGCAGCTTACTAAAGAAGATTACTGTTGTGTAATCGAAAAACTAAAATTGGAGCTTCAAGCAGCAAGACAGCATTGTGAAACCGCTGTAAAAGAGCATAAGTTAGAGACTCAAGCTCTGAAAGAGCAACACAAGAGAGAAATTTCTGAACTAAATGAAACTTTATTATCTggttctgaaaaagaaaaaatgacattAGTTTTTGAAATGCAGGAACTTAGAGAACAACTTGAAAAGGTAactcaggaaaaagaagaagcgGTGTCCAATTACAATAGCCTAAGAGAAACAATGGAAACTCTACAAACTGAGCTAGGGGAATCTGCTGGAAAGATCAGCCAGGAGTTTGAATCAATGAGACAACAGCAAGCTTCTGATGTCAGTGAACTGCAACAGAAACTCCGAGCTGCTTTTAATGAAAAGGATGTTCTTCTTGAAACTGTGAATCGCCTCCAGGAAGAAACGAAAAAATTGTCATCTAATCAGCTAGAAATAGAAGAACTTAAATGTAAAATTGTTAGTCTCCAGGAGGAGAATAGCACAATAACAAGTTCCATTGACCAAAAAGAGACTGCTATGAAAGAACTggaagagaagatcagtgctctTACTGATCAAAACAAGGATAttttaaatgaagtaaaatgcTTGGTTGAAGAAAGAGAAACCCTTCAGGAAACATGCAAGCAAGAACATAGACAAGTGCAGGAACTTCAGCAAGAAGTAGATGTTGCTAACCAGTACAATAGCGACCTGAAGAAAAAAGTGGAGGATTTAACAGAGAGACTGAACGAAGCTTTAACTAGGAAGAGTGAAAACGCTCAAATGCTAGAGCAACTGGAAAACCAGATTGGATCTCTAGTGCGTGAAAAAGAGAACCTTTCATCTGAAGCATGTACTCTTCgtgaggaaaataagaaaatcctTCAGGAAAAAGGTGAATTAAGTGAAGAGCTCGAAAAGATTACATCTGAAAAAGGTGGTTGGTTAGTGTTGAAAGAGCAGTCTGAAAACTTAGAAAAGAAACTACAGATGGTGACTGCAGAAAAAGACCAAATATCAACATTACTTGAAAGCGAACAAGTGCACAGATCCCTTGTAAGAGCTCAGCTGTACCACTTACTTGAGCAAGTTGGGTTCAGCGTTTCAGATTCTGATGGGGAATATGATTCTGTTAACTTGTTACACATTGTGAATGAATGCTTggcaaaaatgaaagaagagcAATGTCTTGCTTTACAGAATGAGGAGAAAATTCATCATTTGCAGCAGGAAGTTGAGAGActagaggaagaaaatgcagctcAATATACAGAACATAGATCCCTGATTGaggattttgaaaaagaaaaggctctcTTGAGAGAAGAATTGGAAGGAGCATTGTCTGAAAAAGAAGCACTTCAACATGATATCCAGGAGCTGAAGAATGCCAGTGAAAAATCAAGGATTGAAAATCAAGATCCTTTAGCTAATATTGAAGAGATCACTCAAAAACTTGCTTTTTATGAAAGTCAAatacaacaacagcaaaaaggatCAGAAAAACAAGACGACTTAAATTTCATTCTGGAACAAAAGGAAGCTGAACTTAGAAATGTGAAAGACGAACTGAGTTCTCTAAAG ACTTTAATGGAGACAGTGACTGAGAAAACTGATCAACAGTCTTCAGTAGCAGAGCTTCAAGAAAAAATTG gaagaCTGGAAAAAGAAGCTGCAGACAAAGGAGAGAAGCTAAATAAAATTAAGGTGGTTGctgtaaaagcaaagaaagaattaGATGCCAGTCGAAAAGAG ATGCAGGCACTGAAGGAAGAATTGGAGTTGGTTCGATCAGAAAAAGATCAGTTGTCTGCTTCAATGAAAGATGTCATTCAAGGAGCTGAAAGCTATAAG AATCTTTTGATGGAATACGATAAGCAAGGAGAACAGCTGGATTCTGAAAAAAGCAGAGCAAGTAATCTTGAACATCAGATAGATGACCTTACAAGACAGCTACAGGTGTCATCCCAGCAG CATGATCAGTTACAGTCTGCTAATGAAGACCTCCTGGCTCGTGTTGAAACACTGCAACATAATGCTAAGCTGCTGGAAGCTCAGATACTGGAGGTACAAAGAGCCAAGGCAAAGGCTGACAAAGAACTAGAAGCCGAAAAGCttctaaaagaacagaaaacaaag GAACATAGTGGTGCTCTCCGAGAAATGGAGGAGCTTCAGATGcaacttcagaaggaaaagaaacagctgcagaaaaccaTGCAAGAACTAGAGCTGGCCAGAAAG GATGCTCAAAAGAGTACACTGATGGATATGGAAATAGCTGATTATGAAAGGCTAGTAAAAGAACTTAATCAGAAGATTACTGATAAAGACAGTAGAATAGAAGATCTCGAGCAAGAGACGGGgattcagaaacagaagcaagagACCCTACAGGAAGAAATAA AGTCCCTTCAGTCAACTATGCAACAGGATGAGGAAAGAAATGCCAAGATAAAACAGCTCCTGgtgaaaaccaaaaaagaacTGGCTGATTCAAAACAAGCT GAAAATGACCATCTAATGCTGCAGGCATCATTAAAAGGGGAACTGGAAGCCAGTCAACAACAAGTGGAAGCCTATAAG ATTCAAGTGGCTGTACTAACATCAGAAAAGCATAAAGTTCAGGAACACCTGCGAACTTCTTCAGAACAACACCAGCGTACATTGAGTGCTTACCAGCAAAAAATAGCAACCTTGCAAGAAGAGTGCAGAGCAGCACAG GCTGAACAAGCATCTGTTACTTCTGAATTCGAGAGCTACAAAGTCCGTGTTCATAATGttctaaaacagcaaaagaataaaTCTGCTTCTCAGCCTGAATCTGAGGGAGCCAAACAAGAAAG agAACAGTTGGAAATGGTGATAGATCAACTTAAAGTGAAGCTGCAAGATGCTCAGCATAATTCACAGATGAATGCGTCTGAACTCCAGGCGTTGCAGTCTGAACACGACACCCTGCTGGAAAGACACAATAAGATGCTACAAGAGACTGTTGCAAAAGAGGCAGAACTCCGTGAAAA GCTTTGCACAATACAATCTGAGAACATGGTCATGAAAACAGAGCATGCCCAGACTTTAAGTCAGCTGACAGCCCAGAATGAAGCTCTCCGTAACAATTTCAGAGATCAAGTCAGGAACCTGCAAGAAGAGCACAGGAAGACAGTAGAGACACTTCAGCAGCAACTGTCCAGAGTAGAAGCTCAGCTTTTCCAACTCAGGAATGAACCAAGCACTAGAG GTCCAGCTGTTTCAAATCCAGCAACGAAGAACTTAAGAGAACGACGAAACACTGACCTTCCTGTTCTCGATGTGCACACTATAGctagggaagagggagaaggcaTGGAAACAACGGACACAGAGTCTGTCTCTTCAGCCAGCACCTACGTACCATCCCTAGAACAACTTCTGAACTCCCCGGAAGCAAAACTTG AACCATCCCAGTGGCAAACAGAACTGACCAAGGATGAACTGATGCAGAAACTGAACACAACAGCGAAGAGTGCCGATCATTTGAATGAATTACTACGGGAATCAGAAGCAACCAATGCAATTCTCATGGAACAAATAAAG CTTCTTAAGAATGAAATAAGAAGGTTGGAAAGAAATCAAGAGAGAGAAAAGTCTGTGGCTAATCTAGAATACTTAAAGAATGTTCTACTTCAGTTCATATTTCTAAAATCAGGAAGCGAGAAAGAAAGGCTGCTCCCAGTAATAGACACCATGTTGCAGctcagccctgaagagaaggggAAGCTAGTTGCAATTGCCCAAG gtGAGGAGGAGAGTACCTCACGGCCTTCTGGGTGGGCTTCATACCTCCACAGCTGGTCAGGGCTTCGATGA